A window from Engraulis encrasicolus isolate BLACKSEA-1 chromosome 13, IST_EnEncr_1.0, whole genome shotgun sequence encodes these proteins:
- the lnpa gene encoding endoplasmic reticulum junction formation protein lunapark-A encodes MGAVVSRWRAKPTTVEVLEGIDKDIQALEEYREKNQRQLKTWLSGLLLYSTLLYLIAGVVVYGWYLPEQTIGKLILALPFLVFPILVWFLRKLIIALFNKRTERNDEKLEDLKSEKRKILEQVMETETYKNAKLILERFDPGSKKKIELENTPIGPPMTPRPGQELRHRIVTPRPVPVVAPSPGPITARPPPAPAPAGPSKTSDAAPHTAPGGPPERNLPAIVAQQTFIRRPIMAPGTPVPGVGMHPPGPPLARPILPRERGALDRVIEYFVGDGPQNRYALICQQCLSHNGMALKEEFEYIAFRCAYCYFLNPARKTRPQAPRLMEMVADKRMSLDPAAAAAAAAAAAAAAAAAAAATHSPDAAPASEDTPPSASTEEGEAAPEGQAPDLEVEEQPQQEEQEQEQAAVEEESTTDDTPQGPEPTEEETVLEKSEGEEEHDVSAMEVE; translated from the exons ATGGGAGCTGTAGTGTCCCGGTGGAGG GCTAAGCCCACAACTGTTGAAGTTTTAGAAGGCATAGATAAG GACATCCAGGCCCTTGAGGAATACAGAGAGAAGAACCAGAGGCAGCTGAAAACATGGCTGAGCGGGCTACTCCTCTACTCCACCCTCCTCTACCTCATCGCTGGCGTGGTGGTGTACGGCTGGTACCTCCCAGAGCAGACCATTGGCAAGCTGATATTGGCACTGCCATTCCTAGTCTTTCCAATATT AGTATGGTTCCTAAGGAAGCTCATCATTGCCTTGTTTAACAAAAGAACGGAAAGAAATG ATGAAAAATTAGAGGACCTTAaatcagaaaaaagaaaaata CTTGAGCAGGTGATGGAAACAGAAACCTACAAAAATGCTAAACTCATTTTAGAGAGGTTTGATCCAGGGTCCAAGAAGAAAATC GAACTGGAGAACACACCTATTGGTCCTCCCATGACCCCCAGGCCAGGACAAG AGCTGCGCCACAGAATCGTCACTCCGCGTCCAGTGCCTGTGGTGGCCCCCAGCCCGGGCCCCATCACCGCCCGCCCTCCCCCCGCTCCCGCTCCTGCAGGACCCTCGAAAACTTCCGACGCAGCCCCCCACACGGCCCCCGGGGGGCCCCCAGAGAGGAATCTGCCTGCTATAGTTGCCCAGCAAACCTTCATCAGGAGACCCATCATGGCACCTGGAACTCCAGTGCCTGGCGTTG GAATGCACCCCCCAGGGCCCCCCCTGGCCAGGCCCATTCTGCCCCGAGAGAGGGGCGCCCTGGACAGGGTCATCGAGTACTTTGTCGGGGACGGACCACAGAACAG ATATGCCCTTATATGCCAGCAGTGTCTTTCGCATAACGGCATGGCATTAAAAGAGGAATTTGAATACATTG CCTTTCGCTGTGCCTACTGCTATTTCTTGAACCCGGCCAGGAAGACGCGCCCACAGGCACCACGCCTGATGGAGATGGTGGCGGACAAGAGGATGAGTCTTGAccccgctgccgccgccgccgccgctgctgctgctgctgctgctgctgctgccgccgccgccgccacccacTCCCCCGATGCAGCCCCCGCCTCAGAAGATACCCCCCCCTCTGCtagcacag aggagGGCGAGGCAGCTCCTGAAGGCCAGGCCCCAGATCTGGAAGTAGAGGAGCAGccgcagcaggaggagcaggagcaggagcaggctgCTGTGGAGGAGGAGTCGACCACAGATGACACGCCCCAAGGCCCCGAGCCCACAGAGGAGGAGACCGTGCTGGAAAAAtctgaaggggaggaggagcatGATGTCTCTGCCATGGAGGTGGAATGA